Proteins from one Mycolicibacter virginiensis genomic window:
- the arc gene encoding proteasome ATPase, translating to MEDSPRPETFDASGGPGTPGDDFAELEELRREAAVLRAQLDNTPQDTTRVGRDVRQLEAHIDSLTARNSKLMDTLKEARQQLLALREEVDRLGQPPSGYGVLLGSHEDDTVDVFTSGRRMRLNISPNIDVETLRKGQTVRLNEALTVVEAGNFESVGEISTLREILSDGHRALVVGHADEERIVWLAEPLVAADLPESNPDALSDDRRPRKLRPGDSLLVDTKAGYAFERIPKAEVEDLVLEEVPDVSYGDIGGLTRQIEQIRDAVELPFLHKDLYREYALRPPKGVLLYGPPGCGKTLIAKAVANSLAKKMAEVRGDDAHEAKSYFLNIKGPELLNKFVGETERHIRLIFQRAREKASEGTPVIVFFDEMDSIFRTRGTGVSSDVETTVVPQLLSEIDGVEGLENVIVIGASNREDMIDPAILRPGRLDVKIKIERPDAEAAQDIFSKYLVETLPVHADDLAEFGGDRAACIKAMIEKVVDRMYAEIDDNRFLEVTYANGDKEVMYFKDFNSGAMIQNVVDRAKKNAIKSVLETGQPGLRIQHLLDSIVDEFAENEDLPNTTNPDDWARISGKKGERIVYIRTLVTGKSSSASRAIDTESNLGQYL from the coding sequence ATGGAAGATTCGCCGCGTCCTGAGACATTCGACGCGTCCGGGGGGCCGGGCACGCCCGGTGATGACTTCGCCGAGTTGGAAGAACTGCGCCGCGAAGCCGCGGTGTTGCGCGCGCAACTCGACAACACCCCGCAGGACACCACTCGCGTGGGCCGCGATGTGCGCCAGCTCGAAGCGCATATTGACTCGCTGACCGCGCGAAACTCCAAGCTGATGGACACCCTCAAAGAGGCGCGTCAGCAGTTGCTGGCGTTGCGTGAGGAGGTCGATCGACTCGGTCAGCCGCCAAGCGGTTACGGCGTGCTGCTGGGCAGTCACGAGGACGACACCGTCGACGTGTTCACCTCGGGGCGCCGGATGCGGCTGAACATCTCGCCCAACATCGACGTAGAAACCCTGAGGAAGGGCCAGACGGTCCGCCTCAACGAGGCGCTGACGGTCGTCGAGGCCGGCAATTTCGAGTCGGTCGGCGAAATATCCACGTTGCGCGAAATTCTGTCCGACGGGCACCGGGCGCTGGTGGTGGGCCACGCCGACGAGGAGCGCATCGTCTGGCTGGCCGAGCCGCTGGTCGCAGCGGATCTTCCCGAGAGCAACCCGGACGCGCTCTCGGATGACCGGCGTCCCCGCAAGCTGCGCCCCGGCGACTCGCTGCTGGTCGACACCAAGGCCGGTTACGCCTTCGAGCGCATCCCCAAGGCGGAGGTCGAAGACCTCGTGCTCGAGGAGGTGCCCGACGTCAGCTACGGCGACATCGGCGGCCTGACTCGCCAGATCGAGCAGATCCGCGACGCCGTGGAGCTGCCGTTCCTGCACAAGGATCTCTACCGCGAATACGCGCTGCGTCCGCCCAAAGGCGTGTTGCTCTACGGCCCGCCCGGCTGCGGCAAGACGCTGATCGCCAAGGCGGTGGCCAACTCGCTGGCCAAGAAGATGGCCGAGGTGCGCGGCGACGACGCCCATGAGGCCAAGTCGTACTTCCTCAACATCAAGGGCCCTGAGCTGCTGAACAAGTTCGTGGGGGAGACCGAACGCCACATCCGGCTGATCTTCCAGCGGGCGCGGGAGAAGGCCTCCGAGGGCACCCCGGTGATCGTGTTCTTCGACGAGATGGACTCGATCTTCCGCACCCGTGGCACCGGTGTCTCCTCGGATGTGGAGACCACCGTCGTGCCTCAGCTGCTGAGCGAGATCGACGGCGTGGAGGGGCTGGAGAACGTCATCGTGATCGGCGCCTCCAACCGCGAGGACATGATCGACCCGGCGATCCTGCGGCCCGGCCGCCTGGACGTCAAGATCAAGATCGAGCGCCCGGATGCCGAAGCCGCCCAGGACATCTTCTCGAAGTACCTGGTCGAGACGCTGCCGGTGCACGCCGACGATCTCGCCGAGTTCGGCGGGGACCGCGCGGCCTGCATCAAGGCGATGATCGAGAAGGTCGTCGACCGGATGTATGCCGAGATCGACGACAACCGGTTCCTGGAGGTCACCTACGCCAACGGTGACAAAGAGGTCATGTACTTCAAGGACTTCAACTCCGGGGCGATGATCCAGAACGTGGTCGACCGGGCGAAGAAGAACGCCATCAAGTCGGTTCTGGAGACCGGCCAGCCGGGTCTGCGCATCCAGCACCTGCTGGACTCGATCGTCGACGAGTTCGCCGAGAACGAGGACCTGCCCAACACGACCAACCCCGATGACTGGGCGCGGATCTCGGGCAAGAAGGGCGAGCGGATCGTCTACATCCGCACCCTGGTCACTGGCAAGAGCTCCAGCGCCAGCCGGGCCATCGACACCGAGTCCAACCTGGGCCAGTATCTGTAG
- a CDS encoding DUF503 domain-containing protein: protein MWIGWLEFDLLLGDVHSLKQKRSVVRPIVAELRRKFDVSAAETGSPDLHRRSGIGVSAVSGDRGHLVQILDAAERLVADRPEIELLSVRRGLSRSED from the coding sequence ATGTGGATCGGCTGGCTCGAATTCGATCTGCTGCTCGGTGACGTGCACTCGCTCAAGCAGAAGCGGTCGGTGGTGCGACCGATCGTCGCCGAGTTACGTCGCAAGTTCGATGTGTCCGCCGCTGAAACGGGGTCGCCGGATCTGCACCGGCGCAGCGGAATTGGGGTGTCGGCGGTATCCGGTGACCGCGGGCATCTGGTGCAGATCCTGGACGCGGCCGAGCGGCTGGTGGCCGACCGGCCAGAGATCGAGCTGCTGTCGGTGCGTCGAGGGTTGAGCCGCAGCGAGGACTGA
- a CDS encoding tRNA (adenine-N1)-methyltransferase — protein MSESGIFQAGDRAQFTDAKGRRYTTVLVPGGDFHTHRGAIPHDEVIGLPDGSVVKSANGDPFLVLRPLLVDYVMSMPRGAQVIYPKDSAQIIHEGDIFPGARVLEAGAGSGALTLSLLRAVGPEGKVISYELRDDHAVHARANVETFLGHQPDNWQLVMGDVADCDLPDGSFDRVVLDMLAPWDVLGTVSRVLVPGGVLVIYVATVTQLSQVNEALREQQCWTEPRSWETMQRGWNVVGLAVRPQHAMRGHTAFLVCARRLAPDTVTPTRLGRKRGRP, from the coding sequence GTGTCCGAATCCGGGATTTTTCAGGCGGGCGATCGGGCCCAGTTCACCGACGCCAAGGGGCGTCGCTACACCACGGTGCTGGTCCCCGGCGGTGACTTCCACACCCACCGCGGGGCAATTCCGCACGACGAGGTGATCGGGCTGCCCGACGGCAGCGTGGTCAAGTCCGCCAATGGTGACCCGTTCCTGGTGCTGCGGCCGCTGCTGGTCGACTACGTGATGTCGATGCCGCGCGGTGCCCAGGTGATCTATCCCAAGGACTCCGCGCAGATCATCCACGAGGGCGACATCTTCCCCGGGGCGCGGGTGCTCGAGGCCGGCGCCGGATCGGGAGCCCTGACCCTGTCGCTGCTGCGGGCGGTGGGGCCCGAAGGCAAGGTGATCTCCTACGAGCTGCGCGACGACCATGCCGTGCACGCCCGCGCCAACGTCGAGACCTTCCTCGGGCACCAGCCCGACAACTGGCAGCTGGTGATGGGCGATGTGGCCGACTGCGACCTGCCCGACGGGTCGTTCGATCGGGTGGTGCTGGACATGCTGGCGCCGTGGGATGTGCTGGGCACCGTGTCGCGGGTCCTGGTTCCCGGCGGCGTGCTGGTGATTTACGTCGCCACGGTCACCCAGTTGTCGCAGGTGAACGAGGCGCTGCGGGAGCAGCAGTGCTGGACCGAGCCGCGGTCCTGGGAGACCATGCAGCGCGGCTGGAACGTCGTCGGCCTGGCGGTGCGGCCCCAGCACGCGATGCGTGGCCACACCGCGTTCCTGGTCTGCGCTCGCCGGCTGGCGCCGGACACCGTCACCCCGACTCGGTTGGGGCGCAAGCGGGGCCGTCCGTAG